The window CGATCAACTCGGCCGCCGTCATCCAGTCGTAGAACTGCGGGCGTTCCGGCACGTACCCGACCAGGGACTTGATCGCCAATGCATCGTGCTGCGGATTTCGCCCGAGAACCGCCGCCCAACCGCGGTGCGCCCGCAAGGTACCAAGCAACATGCGCAACGTCGTCGATTTGCCCGCCCCGTTCAGCCCGAGCAGTCCGTACGCCGCGCCACGAGGAACCGTCATTTCAAGGCCCTCCACGGCCCACAGCTTCCCGAACGATCTCCCCAGGTCCCAGGTCCTTACGGCCAGTTCGTCTAAACTGCCAACGGCGGCGGGAATCATGACTTGGCCTCCTTGCGCGGGCGCTTCGCCCGGCCCTTGTAGATGTCGCGAATTTGACCATCCAGAACGCGACGAATGTCCTGCTCGGAGAATCCGTAGAGCTTCGCCTGCGCGACCAGTTCCTCCGCGCGGCGAGCGATCTCCTCCTCGCGCACGTCCGCACGCAGATCCGACTCGCGGCCGCTGACGAAACACCCCTGTCCCGCGCGCGTATAGACGAGCCCCTCGCGTTCCAGTTCGCTGTAAACGCGCGCGATCGTGTTGCGGTTCACGCGCAGCGCCACGGCGACCTCGCGGATGGATGGCAACCGGTCGTCCGGCTTCAACCGCCCACTCGCACAGGCCAGCTTCACTTGGTCGATGAGCTGCTGGTAAACCGGCTTGGAGTTCTGAAGATCGACTTCGAAGAACATGGTCGTGTCCGTTCTCAGCTCTGTCCTTCTGTCCTAGTCCAACTAGGACAGTTGTGCCCAACTGTCAAGCCATGAATTGGGGGAAGCCAAAGAAAAACGCCGGCAGGCAAGAACCTGTCCGGCGTTTTGCGCTTCTGGCAGTTTGTGCCGTGGCGGTCAGCCCAGCACCTTCCCCATCGCCGCGGTCATGGCTTCGGCGGTGCGGGTGATGTCGTCGTCGGTGTGGGCGGCGGAGAGGAAGAAGGCCTCGAACTGTGCCGGCGGCATGTGGATGCCTGCGGCGAGCATTTCGCCGAAGTACTGGCCGAACTGCTCGGTGTTGCACTGGCCCGACTCTTCCCAACTGCGCACGGCGCCATCGTAGAAGAACAACGTCGCCATCGACCCGACTCGCCCATAGGAGCAGGGATAGCCCTTGGACTTGATGCAGTCGGTGATCATTGATTCGAGCGCCGCACCGCGCCGTTCAAGCTCGCCGTAGATCTCGGGATGTTCCTGCAACTCGCGCAATGTTGCGATGCCCGCGGCCATGGCCAGCGGGTTGCCGGAAAGCGTGCCTGCCTGGTATACCGGCCCGGCGGGAGCAATGCGCTCCATCAGGTCGCGCCGTCCGCCGTATGCGCCGACGGGGAGGCCGCCGCCGATGACCTTGCCCATGGTGGTCAGATCCGGTGTCACACCGAAGCGTTCCTGTGCGCCGCCCGGCGCCACGCGGAAGCCGGTCATGACTTCGTCGAAGATCAATAGCGCGCCGTTCTTCGAGCATTCCGCGCGCAGCTTCTGCAGAAACTCGTCGGCCGGTGCCACGCAACCCATGTTACCGACGACGGGTTCGACGATCACGCAGGAAATGCGTTCAGGATAAGCAGCGAACAAATCGGCTACGCTGGCGATGTCATTGTAACGTGCGTTGAGCGTGCACTCGGCGGCGCCCTTCGGCACGCCAGGGCTGGTCGGAACGCCGAAGGTGGCGGCGCCACTGCCGGCCTTGGACAGGAACGAATCGCCATGGCCGTGATAGCAGCCTTCGAACTTCACGATCAAGTCGCGGCCGGTCGCGGCGCGGGCGAGGCGAATTGCGCTCATGGTCGCCTCCGTGCCGGAGTTGACCATGCGGACCATCTCGATCGATGGAACGATGTCGACGATCAATTCGGCCATCTCGACTTCTAGGGCCGACGGCGCGCCGTAGCTCATTCCGATCTCGGCCTGCTTGCGAACAGCTTCAACGACGCGCGGGTGCTCGTGACCCAGAATCATCGGGCCCCACGATCCGATGTAGTCGAGGTACTCTTTGCCTTCCTGGTCCCAAAGGCGGGCGCCCTTTGCGCGAGCGATGAACGGCGGATTGCCGCCAACGGCCTTGAACGCGCGAACGGGCGAATTCACGCCGCCGGGCAGGATTTGTTGGGCACGCGCAAACAGGTCTTTCGAAGTCTTGGCAGTCATGTCAGGCCTTTCGGTCGAATCTTATTGGCGAGCCAGGACGCGCGCGGCGTCCTTAGCGAAATAGGTCAAAATCATCGTCGCGCCGGCGCGGCGGATGCTGAGCAGGCTCTCCATCATCACCTTCTCGTAGTCCAGCCAACCCTTCTCCGCGGCGGCGTGCAGCATCGAGTACTCACCAGAAACGTTGTACGCAGCGATGGGGATGTTGAACTCGTCCTTTACGCGGCGAATGATATCCAGGTACGGCAACGCGGGTTTCACCATCACGATGTCGGCGCCCTCGTCGATATCGAAGGCAACTTCGCGCATGGCCTCGTCGGTATTTGCCGGATCCATCTGGTACGAACGCCGATCGCCGAACTGCGGGGCGCTCTCGGCGGCTTCGCGGAATGGGCCATAGAATGCGGAGGAGTACTTCGCGGCGTAGGAGACGATCGGGACGAAGCAGTAACCCGCCTCCTCCAACGTCTCGCGGATGCGGGCGACGCGGCCGTCCATCATGTCGCTTGGAGCAACGACATCAGCCCCCGCCTGCACGTAAGTCAGTGCGGCCTTTGCGAGCAGATCCAACGTGGGATCGTTCTCGACCATGCGATCGCTGACGATGCCGCAGTGACCGTGGCTGGTGTACTCGCACATGCAGACATCGGCCCAGACCTGCAGATTCGGGAAGGCCTTCTTGATGGCGCGCGTTGCGACCGGAACGGGTCCCTCCGGATCGTAGGCTCCCGTACCGAACTCGTCCTTCTTGTCCGGAATGCCGAAGAGAATCACGGCCGGAATACCGAGGTCGTTGATCTCGCGACATTCTTCCACGATCTTATCGACGGACATCTGAAAGCAGCCGGGCATCGAACTGATCGGATGCCGGACGTTCTCTCCAGTACATACGAACAGGGGATAAATCAACTGATCAACGGTCAGGCGCGTCTCGCGCACCATGGCGCGGATCTGCTCGTTTCGACGCATTCGGCGCAGTCTGATAGCAGGATAATGCATGTACGTAACCCTCCCGAGGGGTCGGTGGTCGTCTCTGGACGACAATCAAGAATGGTGCTTCGGCTACCGGCCAAGAGTCAACCGGAGCCGCGGGCGAAATGTTCGGCTAAGGCGTGCGCCAGACCTGAGAAGGTCCGCTCTTCGGGCTCGACGTCGACGCCGGCACCGGCCCGTTCAATGGCCTGTGAGGTGACGGGGCCCATCGAACCGACCGCAACCCCGCCCAGCAGGCGTGCGAACTCCTCGCGGTCCAACAGTTCCGACAGGCTTTCGACGGCCGAGGCGCTGCAGAATAGAATGCCCTGAGCCCTTCGCGTGTCGAGCGCCTCGACGACCGGACCGGTCTGCTTCGCTGGTACAGTGCGATAGGCGATCGGATCGCTGACTTCGGCGCCGAGTTCGCGCAGCCCTTCAACCAGGGTCGAGCGGGCGCGGTCAGCGCGCGGATAGAGGACCTTCGCGCCTTTGAGGTCCTGCTCGGATAAGAACGCCTCCAGCAGTCCTTCGGCTCGCGCGTCCTGTGCAATCAAGGCGACTTCTGCGCCGGCATCGGCGACGGCGCGCGCGGTTCCTTTTCCAACGCAAGCGATGCGAGTCTTCACCGCCGAGAGACTCCGTCCCTCTTTTTCCAGTTCGGCTTCGACTGTCGCAACGCCACGCGGGCTGGTCAGGACAAGCCAATCGAATTCATCTAGGGCGAGCAGGCCTTCATGCAAGGGGGCCGGATCTTCCGGCGGCAAGTGCTGCACGAGGGGCAGGCAAAGGGGATGCGCACCCAAGTCACGCAGCGCGGTGCTCAGCGGACCGTCCGTATCTTCGTCGCGTGTCACGATGATGGTCTTGTCGCCGAGTGGCAGCGCCCGCATGGCCTCTGCACGACGCACTGCATTCTCGTAGCCGGCTTCTGCGTCGAGTTGTTCGACCTCGGCAAGAATCTCCACAGCGCCGTCCGCCTTCAGCTTCTCGGCCAGTTCTTCCCCGAGTTGTTCGGCATCAGCGGGAGTACCGGAGACCTCGCCTTCACAAGAGCGCGTGCCGTCCTGTGAAATGACTCTTCCCCGCAACGACATCGTGCCGTCGCCGTTGATTTCAGCCAGCGAACCAAGCGGAATCTGGCAACCGCCGCCGAGCGCCTGCAGGAGCGCACGTTCGGCCGTCACGCAAGCCGCAGTTTCTTCATGGTGAATCGAGGAGAGAATCTCGCACGTCTCGTCGTCGCCTTCGCGAACCTGCAAGCCGATCGCGCCTTGACCCGGAGCGGGCAACATCTCGTCGAACGGCACCTCGGACATGAAGGGCGCCTGCTCGCCGAGGCGCTTGACGCCAGCCGCGGCGAGAAGAATCGCCGTGTACTGACCATCCAGCATCTTGCGGATGCGCGTCGGCACGTTGCCGCGCAACTCGGCAATCTGCACACTTGGATTCAGCGCCAGGACCTGTGCACGCCGCCGCAGACTCGAGGTGCCGATCGTCTCTTCCGGACCGAGTTTCTTCCAATCGACGGGCTTCGCGGCGATCAGCAAGTCGCCGGGCGGTTCACGGCGAGAAATCGCACCAAGCGCCAGCCCTTCCGGCTGCAGCGTCGGCAAATCCTTCAAACTGTGCACAGCCACATCGACGCGGCCATCCAGCAAAGCACGTTCGATCTCTTTCGTAAACAGACCTTTGCCACCAATTCGCGCCAATGAGGAGTCGAGAATCTTATCGCCGGTCGTTTCGATGATGATCGTCTCGACCTGAATGTCCGGGCGTCCGTTCCGAATCTGCTCGGCCACGAGGTTCGCCTGGGTCAGCGCCAGGCGACTGCCGCGTGTGCCAAGTTTGAGAGTCTTCTTGCTCATTCGTCTTCCTGTTCTTCGGACTGGAGGTTGAAGAGGCGTTGGATGAGTTCGAACTCCTTCATCCCTACCTCACTTTCCATGTCGATGGAGCGGATATTCTTCGTCAGGTCGTGCAGCACCGATCTCAACAAGCTGTCCGTGAACTTGTTGAGCCGCTCCATTTCCTCATCCTCCAAATGGCGGCCGTGCCGGTCCAGGTGTTCCTGGCGGATTTCTTCGACGCGCTTGCGCAACGCACCGGCCAGTCGCGCCGCATCCTGCTTACGCTGCCACAGCCGGAACCGCTCCGCCTCGTCCTCCAGTA of the bacterium genome contains:
- a CDS encoding GntR family transcriptional regulator, which translates into the protein MFFEVDLQNSKPVYQQLIDQVKLACASGRLKPDDRLPSIREVAVALRVNRNTIARVYSELEREGLVYTRAGQGCFVSGRESDLRADVREEEIARRAEELVAQAKLYGFSEQDIRRVLDGQIRDIYKGRAKRPRKEAKS
- the hemL gene encoding glutamate-1-semialdehyde 2,1-aminomutase; the protein is MTAKTSKDLFARAQQILPGGVNSPVRAFKAVGGNPPFIARAKGARLWDQEGKEYLDYIGSWGPMILGHEHPRVVEAVRKQAEIGMSYGAPSALEVEMAELIVDIVPSIEMVRMVNSGTEATMSAIRLARAATGRDLIVKFEGCYHGHGDSFLSKAGSGAATFGVPTSPGVPKGAAECTLNARYNDIASVADLFAAYPERISCVIVEPVVGNMGCVAPADEFLQKLRAECSKNGALLIFDEVMTGFRVAPGGAQERFGVTPDLTTMGKVIGGGLPVGAYGGRRDLMERIAPAGPVYQAGTLSGNPLAMAAGIATLRELQEHPEIYGELERRGAALESMITDCIKSKGYPCSYGRVGSMATLFFYDGAVRSWEESGQCNTEQFGQYFGEMLAAGIHMPPAQFEAFFLSAAHTDDDITRTAEAMTAAMGKVLG
- the hemB gene encoding porphobilinogen synthase; amino-acid sequence: MHYPAIRLRRMRRNEQIRAMVRETRLTVDQLIYPLFVCTGENVRHPISSMPGCFQMSVDKIVEECREINDLGIPAVILFGIPDKKDEFGTGAYDPEGPVPVATRAIKKAFPNLQVWADVCMCEYTSHGHCGIVSDRMVENDPTLDLLAKAALTYVQAGADVVAPSDMMDGRVARIRETLEEAGYCFVPIVSYAAKYSSAFYGPFREAAESAPQFGDRRSYQMDPANTDEAMREVAFDIDEGADIVMVKPALPYLDIIRRVKDEFNIPIAAYNVSGEYSMLHAAAEKGWLDYEKVMMESLLSIRRAGATMILTYFAKDAARVLARQ
- the hemC gene encoding hydroxymethylbilane synthase produces the protein MSKKTLKLGTRGSRLALTQANLVAEQIRNGRPDIQVETIIIETTGDKILDSSLARIGGKGLFTKEIERALLDGRVDVAVHSLKDLPTLQPEGLALGAISRREPPGDLLIAAKPVDWKKLGPEETIGTSSLRRRAQVLALNPSVQIAELRGNVPTRIRKMLDGQYTAILLAAAGVKRLGEQAPFMSEVPFDEMLPAPGQGAIGLQVREGDDETCEILSSIHHEETAACVTAERALLQALGGGCQIPLGSLAEINGDGTMSLRGRVISQDGTRSCEGEVSGTPADAEQLGEELAEKLKADGAVEILAEVEQLDAEAGYENAVRRAEAMRALPLGDKTIIVTRDEDTDGPLSTALRDLGAHPLCLPLVQHLPPEDPAPLHEGLLALDEFDWLVLTSPRGVATVEAELEKEGRSLSAVKTRIACVGKGTARAVADAGAEVALIAQDARAEGLLEAFLSEQDLKGAKVLYPRADRARSTLVEGLRELGAEVSDPIAYRTVPAKQTGPVVEALDTRRAQGILFCSASAVESLSELLDREEFARLLGGVAVGSMGPVTSQAIERAGAGVDVEPEERTFSGLAHALAEHFARGSG